Proteins encoded within one genomic window of Pongo pygmaeus isolate AG05252 chromosome 4, NHGRI_mPonPyg2-v2.0_pri, whole genome shotgun sequence:
- the IL9 gene encoding interleukin-9, with the protein MLLAMVLTSALLLCSVTGQGCPTLTGIMNINFLINKMQEDPASKCHCSANVTSCLCLPIPSDNCTRPCFSEGLSQMTNSTVRTRYPLIFSRVKKSVEVLKNNKCPYFSCEQPCNQTTAGNALIFLKSLLEIFQKEKMRGMGGKI; encoded by the exons ATGCTTCTGGCCATGGTCCTTACCTCTGCCCTGCTCCTGTGCTCCGTCACAGGCCAGGGGTGTCCAACCTTGACAGGGATCATGAACATCAACTTCCTCATCAACAAGATGCAG GAAGATCCAGCTTCGAAGTGCCACTGCAGTGCTAAT GTGACCAGTTGTCTCTGCCTGCCCATTCCCTCT GACAACTGCACCAGACCATGCTTCAGTGAGGGACTGTCTCAGATGACCAATAGCACCGTGCGAACAAGATACCCACTGATTTTCAGTCGGGTGAAAAAATCGGTTGAAGTACTAAAGAACAACAAGTGTCCA TACTTTTCCTGTGAACAGCCATGCAACCAAACCACGGCAGGCAACGCACTGATATTTCTGAAGAGTCTCCTGGaaattttccagaaagaaaagatgAGAGGGATGGGAGGAAAAATATGa